The following coding sequences are from one Rathayibacter sp. VKM Ac-2760 window:
- a CDS encoding TetR family transcriptional regulator has protein sequence MAVLRSDAARSRARILEVARTHDRGTLRLNEVAREAGVGVATVYRHFPTVHALVEALSADTLDAMLAVSRRAAALPDPGAALAVYLREALDLQLSDGGLQAVLLSPEDEAESVRAAKREIFESFEAVLAAARTAGAVRPDLTIDHLEHLVCGIEHAVRLGSPADRAVLLDVLLDGLRPRAIQQS, from the coding sequence ATGGCAGTCCTCCGATCCGACGCGGCGCGGAGCCGCGCGCGCATCCTCGAGGTCGCGCGCACCCACGATCGCGGCACGCTCCGTCTGAACGAGGTCGCCCGCGAGGCCGGGGTCGGCGTCGCCACCGTCTACCGGCATTTCCCGACCGTCCACGCCCTCGTCGAGGCCCTCTCCGCCGACACCCTCGACGCGATGCTCGCCGTCTCGCGCCGCGCCGCCGCGCTGCCCGACCCCGGCGCCGCCCTCGCCGTCTACCTCCGCGAGGCGCTCGATCTCCAGCTGTCGGACGGCGGACTCCAGGCGGTGCTGCTCTCGCCCGAGGACGAGGCCGAGTCCGTCCGCGCGGCCAAGCGCGAGATCTTCGAGTCGTTCGAGGCCGTGCTGGCGGCGGCGCGCACCGCCGGCGCCGTCCGCCCGGACCTCACCATCGACCACCTCGAGCACCTCGTCTGCGGCATCGAGCACGCGGTCCGCCTCGGCTCGCCCGCCGACCGGGCGGTGCTGCTCGACGTCCTGCTCGACGGCCTGCGGCCGCGCGCGATTCAGCAGTCGTGA